In one Silene latifolia isolate original U9 population chromosome 10, ASM4854445v1, whole genome shotgun sequence genomic region, the following are encoded:
- the LOC141608670 gene encoding receptor-like protein EIX2 has product MGNLVKTCLLIYTFIFFNTTRFCSCKASNSATHLITVKCKPSERAALLNFKHNLTYFDKEVSSSWESEECCEWRRVGCDNTTGHILKLDLNGVNNNHLLKMEKLESLAYLFELKQLECLDLSYNNFSYSSIPTLMGLMKQLRHLNFSSSSLGGLVPCQLGNLTNLLILDLSFNNLFGEIPTCLGNLSNLKELNVSQNNLSSIASSLRWPLNLEFLILNNNQLSGKIPTSLGKLSKLQFLDISYNLLEGTVLSEPHFTNFSKLTYLYMDHAMLTINLSSNWVPPFQLRSFVANHCKINGRLPLWLQTQKNLSYLDLSNANISGVMPNWFHTMQQLVWLELYNNNLSGSPIFPINFSCFKLSNNSLSWDFLSNYSKTEVYHQAQDLDLSHNFIYGPFLEGLSHTMPNLKTLHLTNNQISGRIPNSLCQLTSLCVLDIEYNSLSGVIPKCWTNISTLSCVRLSYNKLEGHIPCFNNKNINGFDPHFYLHLNDNMLSGEVPSCLSNLTYLSVLNIGGNQLSGEIFNLFSVDKLKKLQILRLRGNQFSGTIPRQICFLPRLQIMDFGHNHFTGYIPRCLSNIKGMTSPVPLLDFSHGVVSEVMQGIERTYTSSLPYLVDIDLSCNNLVGNIPDDMTKIYGLMGLNLSYNQLSGTIPENIGGLKSLISLDLSKNKLRGSIPTSISQIYTLSHLNLSYNNLSGQIPTGNQLQTLSDQASIYTGNPYLCGDFLPKKCKSKEDEQDKGRSNKEKGDNKEKLEKMGLDLVVMSGFATGFWGVVGCLALNRRWRHAFFRYLEDGYNWLYVIVALKVRVAKAKINRR; this is encoded by the coding sequence ATGGGGAATTTGGTAAAAACTTGCCTACTCATTTACACATTCATCTTTTTCAATACTACTAGATTCTGTAGCTGTAAGGCGAGTAACTCGGCCACTCACTTAATAACCGTGAAATGTAAGCCTTCTGAAAGAGCGGCCCTGCTTAACTTCAAGCACAACCTCACCTATTTTGACAAAGAGGTTTCATCTTCATGGGAAAGCGAGGAATGTTGTGAATGGAGACGAGTGGGTTGTGATAACACAACCGGCCATATTCTCAAGCTCGACCTTAATGGAGTCAACAATAATCACTTGCTAAAAATGGAGAAGCTCGAGTCCTTGGCTTACTTGTTTGAGTTGAAACAGCTAGAGTGCTTGGACCTCAGCTACAATAACTTCAGTTATAGTTCAATTCCGACATTGATGGGTTTGATGAAGCAACTCAGGCATCTCAATTTCTCGTCTTCTTCTCTTGGTGGGTTAGTTCCTTGTCAATTAGGTAACCTCACTAACCTGCTAATCCTTGATCTTTCTTTTAACAATTTATTTGGTGAGATTCCAACATGTTTAGGGAAtctatcaaatttgaaagaactAAATGTTTCCCAAAACAATTTGAGCTCTATAGCATCCTCTCTTAGATGGCCATTAAACTTGGAGTTCTTAATACTTAATAATAATCAGTTGAGTGGCAAAATACCAACATCATTAGGAAAACTTTCCAAGTTGCAATTTCTAGATATTAGCTACAATCTGTTGGAAGGCACAGTTTTGTCTGAACCACACTTCACTAACTTCTCAAAATTGACGTATTTATACATGGATCATGCAATGCTAACAATCAACCTGTCTTCTAATTGGGTGCCTCCATTTCAACTTCGATCATTCGTTGCCAATCACTGCAAAATCAACGGACGACTTCCACTATGGCTTCAAACTCAAAAGAACCTATCATATCTCGATTTGTCTAATGCAAACATCTCCGGGGTCATGCCCAACTGGTTTCACACAATGCAACAACTTGTCTGGTTGGAACTCTATAACAACAACCTTAGCGGGTCTCCTATTTTTCCCATTAACTTCAGTTGCTTTAAACTCTCTAATAACTCTCTCTCTTGGGATTTTTTGTCAAATTACAGTAAAACTGAAGTCTATCATCAAGCGCAAGATTTAGATCTGTCACATAATTTCATTTATGGGCCGTTTCTAGAAGGTTTAAGTCATACGATGCCTAACTTGAAAACACTCCACCTTACCAATAATCAAATTAGTGGTCGAATCCCCAATTCTTTGTGCCAACTTACATCATTGTGTGTGTTAGATATTGAATATAATAGCTTGTCAGGGGTAATTCCAAAATGTTGGACCAATATTTCAACTCTTTCATGTGTACGTCTCTCGTACAACAAGCTCGAAGGACATATTCCATGCTTtaataataaaaacataaatgggTTTGACCCTCATTTTTATTTGCATTTAAATGACAACATGTTGAGCGGAGAGGTCCCTTCATGCTTGAGCAATCTCACATATTTGAGTGTTCTAAACATTGGTGGTAATCAGTTGTCAGGCGAAATATTCAACTTGTTTAGTGTCGACAAATTGAAGAAACTGCAAATACTTAGGCTTAGAGGAAACCAGTTTAGTGGCACTATTCCTAGGCAGATTTGCTTTTTACCTCGACTTCAAATTATGGACTTTGGACATAACCATTTTACGGGATACATCCCTCGGTGTTTAAGTAACATTAAAGGCATGACTTCACCTGTTCCACTGTTGGATTTCTCCCATGGTGTCGTTAGTGAGGTAATGCAAGGAATAGAGCGTACATATACGAGCTCTCTGCCATATTTGGTGGATATAGACCTCTCCTGTAATAACTTGGTGGGTAACATTCCGGATGACATGACAAAGATCTACGGCTTGATGGGTCTTAACTTGTCGTATAATCAGTTATCGGGAACGATACCTGAGAATATTGGGGGCTTGAAATCATTGATCTCACTGGACTTATCAAAGAATAAACTCAGGGGAAGTATCCCTACAAGCATAAGTCAAATATATACATTGAGCCACCTTAACCTGTCCTACAATAATTTATCAGGTCAAATCCCGACTGGCAATCAGCTACAAACCCTATCGGACCAAGCCTCAATTTATACCGGAAATCCTTATCTTTGTGGGGATTTTCTGCCCAAGAAGTGTAAAAGCAAAGAGGATGAGCAAGATAAGGGTAGGAGCAATAAAGAGAAAGGCGATAATAAGGAGAAGCTTGAGAAAATGGGGTTGGACCTGGTAGTGATGTCGGGATTTGCTACTGGTTTTTGGGGTGTTGTTGGTTGTTTGGCGTTGAATAGAAGGTGGAGGCATGCATTTTTCCGGTATCTCGAAGATGGTTATAACTGGTTGTATGTGATAGTTGCTCTGAAGGTGAGGGTTGCCAAAGCTAAGATCAACCGGAGATGA